TTTGTGTCTACTTAAAATTGATCTCATGCTTAAATTGAAGTAATGGTTCATTATTTATCTGCAGTCAAATCCGGCTTTGTATGTCTTGAGAGAGCGTATAAGGAAAGGTTTGCAGTTGTATTCTTCCGAACCTACTGAACCATATTTATCATCTCAAAACTATGGAGAAATTTTCAGCAATCAGATAATATGGTTTGTTGATGACACCAATGTGTATCGTGTTACAATCCACAAAACATTTGAAGGAAATCTTACAACTAAACCTATCAATGGTGCTATCTTTATATTCAATCCAAGGACTGGACAGCTGTTTCTTAAGGTTTATCTGTTTTTCAGCGTATTTCAGCACTAAACCCCTTTTGTTTAGATTCTAAATTCTGATCGTTATGTAATTTCCTACAGGTCATCCACACAAGTGTGTGGGCAGGTCAGAAGCGTCTTGGTCAATTAGCTAAGTGGAAAACAGCAGAAGAAGTGGCTGCTCTTGTTCGGTCTCTGCCTGTGGAAGAACAACCAAAACAAATCATTGTTACTCGTAAAGGAATGTTGGATCCACTGGAGGTCCACTTGTTGGATTTCCCCAACATAGTTATCAAAGGAAGTGAACTGCAGCTTCCTTTTCAGGCCTGCTTGAAGATTGAGAAATTTGGTGATCTAATTTTGAAGGCAACAGAGCCTCAAATGGTTTTGTTCAATATTTATGATGATTGGCTGAAGAGCATCTCATCATACACAGCATTCTCCCGACTCATTCTGATTCTTCGTGCGCTTCATGTAAACAATGAGAAAGCAAAGATGCTTCTAAAGCCTGACAAAACAATCATCACAGAGCCCCATCACATCTGGCCTTCTTTGTCTGATGATCAATGGATGAAGGTAAGCTTGTTTATACAATTTGGATTTGTTTTCAtgcatttatattttgttttgtgtgcATTTGTGTATGTGCTTTATCAACGGTGAtattttccttctctttctgaaaaaataataagtttgcAAGGTTGAAAAGATCATTTATGTACTGCATGATtgattttttctcattattatttttattcccACACCTACATCACACTTGTATGATTTACCAAGGAATCTTTAATGAGGTGCATGATTTTTTCTCATGATTGATTTTTTGTGTGCATGCATTAACCATGATAATGCATGATTCAGGTTGAGGTTGCCCTAAGAGATCTCATACTCTCAGACTATGCCAAGAAGAACAATGTGAATACATCAGCTTTAACACAGTCTGAGATCCGTGATATTATACTTGGAGCTGAGATTACGCCACCTTCCCAACAGAGGCAACAGATAGCTGAGATTGAGAAACAGGTGATGTTTTACTAGTCTTTAAACTTGGATATGACTTactttttattgttgatttttggctttatattttttgtttattaatttgggttatttctttttgttgaatgTGTATATATTCAGGCAAAGGAAGCAAGCCAGCTGACAGCAGTCACAACAAGGACTACAAATGTGCATGGGGATGAACTCATTGTCACCACCTCTAGTCCCTATGAGCAAGCTGCATTTGGGTCCAAAACAGATTGGCGCGTAAGGGCAATATCAGCTACAAATCTCTATCTTCGAGTGAATCATATATATGTCAACTCAGAGGACATAAAGGTACATATCCaccttttgttttgatttgatgagTATAGTGAGATCTTTCATACATTCTGATATTGGATTATTCTTAAAATGCAGGAAACTGGATATACTTATATTATGCCGAAGAATATATTGAAGAAGTTCATCTGCATAGCTGATCTACGAACTCAGATTGCTGGATACTTGTATGGTATAAGCCCACCAGATAATCCTCAAGTTAAGGAAATTCGTTGTATTGCCATGCCACCACAGTGGGGGACTCATCAGCAAGTTCATCTTCCTTCAGCTCTTCCTGAGCATGATTTCCTTAATGATCTTGAGCCTTTAGGATGGATGCACACACAACCAAATGAGCTTCCCCAGTTATCGCCTCAGGATCTAACTAGTCATGCTCGGATTTTAGAAAACAACAAGCAATGGGATGGAGAGAAGTGCATTATCTTGACCTGCAGTTTCACTCCAGGTTCCTGCTCATTAACTGCATATAAGCTTACACCAAGCGGATATGAGTGGGGACGAGTCAATAAGGACACAGGAAGCAATCCCCATGGCTATCTTCCAACTCATTACGAGAAAGTCCAGATGCTTTTAAGTGACCGGTTCCTTGGTTTCTACATGGTAAGAATTAGCAGAACTATGTTTAAATTGCCACAGTACACCTACCTAGTATTGTATGCCCCTGGAACTTAATTAATTCTTCTTGTCGTCAAGTTGCTAACTTGTTATTTTATGCTGTTCTGTCTAGGTTCCCGATAATGGGCCATGGAACTATAACTTCATGGGAGTGAAACATACTGTGAGCATGAAATATGGGGTGAAGCTTGGCACACCTAGAGAATACTACCATGAAGATCACAGGCCAACCCACTTCTTGGAGTTCAGCAACCTGGAGGAGGGTGAAACTGCAGAGGGTGATCGCGAGGATACATTCTCTTAAATCTAACGGTGCTGTTGAGGTTATATTGTAGTGTGAATTAATTGTAGTACCTACTTAGAACTTCTCAACTTTTAAATTAGATTCTACTCGGCAACTTGGGCAATGAAGCAGTGCCACTTTTTTGTTATAGAACATATTTCTATTAATGTTGCTTCAACAGGATTGAGGTGTAAAGCCTGTGTAACATTTTGCTGTTATGAATTGGATGTAAATAtatggaaagaaaagaaattcataaataGAAGTTAGTTTCTATGTGAGGGGCACCGGTATTTGCATATTCAAATGGTTTTAAGTGCAGCGAGCCATGTTGTGTCTTGGATTATAGAGGTATTAAGCCATAGGAAGTACATGAACAAGATTATGCTTTACATCCCAGCTGCCAATACAAGAAATCTTTTCACcttattataatcaataaaactatgtgtatctattttaaatacacaaatatgtatatatttatgagtattattacatgattgaatgattttgaattaaaaataaaataacattcaatcatgtgatgatatatataagtatatatataattgtttactCAAAGTGAGTGTGCATGATATTGTTctattataattgattgatgACATACGTAAAGCAATGTTTTAATTGCACTTCAAAATTAAATAGTGAAGCATTTTAGCCATCCAGGAGGTTTCGgaattgaaaagagaaatagGATAGGATCATAGGAGgcatttattgaaaattaaaaaaaaaaaacaattaaaataaacagaGGTAAgtttagaaattaaataagCTTCCATACCTTGCTTTTCTCACTCAAACTTCCATTGATAAAATATAGAGAGGTTcctctcaaatttgaaaaccatAAAAATCAGACTACTCGAGGCCGCAACAACACGTTCTCTTTTAAACATTGCATAAAAATTGCAGTGAGAATGAATAAAGGTAAGTTTATGAGCTATGGCTATACACACCAGCTTCCATATCAGCATTTAAAACACCACCCAATGAACACAAGAAACAGTTTTCTGCCATTCATTTACATTAAATGGAAACAAACAAATCTTACTTTCACACCACTCCTATCAAACCTTTGCCTTCTAGTACAAAAAACCTGGCAAGCCAATGATCGAATTTCACATTTTTGTGTCCGTTACTTAGCTATTTTGAGCCTTTTCAGGTTCAATCTCCTCTTCTGATATCGAGTCTGGGCTAACTTCAGGAACTGCTGTCCCATCGTTATAATCTGCAGGTTGAGGGCTGTTGAACAGGTCATCATTTTCTAGCTCAGCCAACTTCTCTTTTGATTCTCCCTTTAGTAACTCCAATGCCTCAAGCATGGTGGGTCTTTTCTCAGGTCGACTGTGAGCACATATGAGTGAAACAAGGATGACTCTTTTCAACTCTTCCACTACAAACTTCCCATTCAACCTTGGATCTGCCAGCTCGTTGAACTTCTTCTGGCAAGCCAGTGGCAATGCCCACTCTGTAATTGTGCGTTTCAAGGCAGAACTTAGTTTTTCAAGGGGTTTCTTGCCGCTGGCCAGCTCAAGCAAAAGAATGCCAAAGCTGTATACATCACAACTCTCTGATGCTTTTCCTAACATAGCATATTCGGGGGCAAGGTAGCCAAGGGTACCCTTAACTCTTGTAGTCACGTGTGTTGCACCATCTGGGATCAGCTTAGCAAAACCAAAATCAGCAACCTGAGCCTGAAAATCAGCATCCAGCAACACATTGCTAGCTTTGATGTCTCTATGGATTATATGTGGGGTAGCATGGTGGTGAAGATAGCTAGATCAATCAAAACGGAGAGGTTAGTGtatgtgataatcaaattaacgGAGACAGAAGCTGGATCAATACTTACGCAATTCCCTCGGCAGAACCTATAGCAATATTCATCCTTCTGTTCCAATCAAGAAGGCATTCTGATGAATGTTGTCCACGAAGATGAGAGAGCAAGCTCAAATTTGGCATGTAGTCATATACAATCAGGCGCTCTTGTCCTTCGGCACAGTACCCAAGTAAACTCAGCAGATTCTTGTGCCGAGCTCGTGCCAGTATCTCGACCTCAACAGCAAATTCCATATCTGCTTTGTTGCTCCAGACTTTTAATCTCTTAACTGCAATCTGCGAATAAatgttcataatatttattacgTTATTTGCAAACTCGCAATTTCTTTCAAAAGTTATCTGATGGATGATAACATAAAGTCATCTccaattaaaaagaatatagCAATTTATCTGATACAGTATAACATTAGTCTAACTTACGCATGCACATACACATGCGCACAGAGTTTAACTGAATTGTGGGTTATAGAGAGCATTTGCATTCTTCTTGTTTGCATGTTCGAGGGAAAATGAGGTCCGATAGGGAGAACCAACAAAGCTAATCTTAAACAACATAATCATTATTTTGGTAGGGTTTGATAGCATTAACAATCTC
Above is a genomic segment from Mangifera indica cultivar Alphonso chromosome 3, CATAS_Mindica_2.1, whole genome shotgun sequence containing:
- the LOC123211926 gene encoding PTI1-like tyrosine-protein kinase At3g15890; the encoded protein is MTFLSIFCCAKPSDWSVREEKEPKWRIFSLTELHSATNNFNYDNKLGEGGFGSVYWGQLWDGSQIAVKRLKVWSNKADMEFAVEVEILARARHKNLLSLLGYCAEGQERLIVYDYMPNLSLLSHLRGQHSSECLLDWNRRMNIAIGSAEGIAYLHHHATPHIIHRDIKASNVLLDADFQAQVADFGFAKLIPDGATHVTTRVKGTLGYLAPEYAMLGKASESCDVYSFGILLLELASGKKPLEKLSSALKRTITEWALPLACQKKFNELADPRLNGKFVVEELKRVILVSLICAHSRPEKRPTMLEALELLKGESKEKLAELENDDLFNSPQPADYNDGTAVPEVSPDSISEEEIEPEKAQNS